TGCCTTAGTTGAGTTATCCTCTATGAGGAGTAGCGAGAGTACAAGTAGACAGTAGAAAGTGATTAGGGGTTAGGATCTAGGATCTAGGGTGAAATATCACGGCTTCGCCGTCTGTTACTAACGCACGAAGTGCGTGATTCTTTTCACTAGCCTCTATTCTCTAGTCTCTAGTCTCTCAAAGACTCACCGCTCATAGCTCATGGCTCATTGCTCGGGCCTGGAGCCTCGAGTCCCGAGCCTCCCTTATTGCCGGAATCGCCCTTTTCGAGGCGCATTTGCTGGAAAAACGCCTTCAGGAGCCCAAGGCACTCGTCGGCGAGCACCCCGCCCACCACCTCGACCTCGCGTTTGAGGGCATTGCCTGTAATCACGTCGACGGTCGTTCCGCAGCCACCAAAACGTGTATCCGGGGAGCCGTAGACCACGCGTGAAACACGGCTGTTGAGAATGGCCCCCGCGCACATCGGGCAAGGTTCGAGCGTTACATACAAAGTACACCCATCCAGACGCCAGTTGTCCAAGTGACCGGCTGCCGTCCCGATGGAAAGGATTTCGGCATGGGCGGTAGCATCCTTGAGCATCTCTATCTGGTTGTGACCACGGCCGATGACCACGCCATCTTTAACGATAACACAGCCGATAGGGATTTCCTTCTCCTCGAAGGCCTTTTGCGCCTCGCGAATGGCCATGCGCATGTATTTTTCGTCGTCGTTCGTGTAATCCATGGATAAGTGGTTAGTGGTTAGTGGTTGGTGGTTAGTAGGAAGTAGGCAGTAGGAAGTAGACAGTAGATATTCGGAATTAGGAATTAGGAATTTTTTATAATTGCAGCGAAGCCGCCCTGTTTACTTAACCACTGTTTACTAACCACTGTTTACTTAATTCCTCTTCCGTAAGCACAGTAGGAGTCTTCCTGCAT
The uncultured Fibrobacter sp. DNA segment above includes these coding regions:
- the tadA gene encoding tRNA adenosine(34) deaminase TadA, with the translated sequence MDYTNDDEKYMRMAIREAQKAFEEKEIPIGCVIVKDGVVIGRGHNQIEMLKDATAHAEILSIGTAAGHLDNWRLDGCTLYVTLEPCPMCAGAILNSRVSRVVYGSPDTRFGGCGTTVDVITGNALKREVEVVGGVLADECLGLLKAFFQQMRLEKGDSGNKGGSGLEAPGPSNEP